In Pseudomonas sp. MM213, a genomic segment contains:
- a CDS encoding MFS transporter: protein MQATKPTHVRYLILLMLFLVTTINYADRATIAIAGSSLQKDLGIDAVTLGYIFSAFGWAYVAGQIPGGWLLDRFGSKKIYALSIFTWSLFTVLQGYVGEFGMSTAVVALFMLRFLVGLAEAPSFPGNARIVAAWFPTAERGTASAIFNSAQYFATVLFAPLMGWIVYSFGWQHVFIVMGVIGIIFSGIWLKVIYSPRQHPMINDAEFKHIADNGGMVDMDQDKGKGKKSDGPKWDYIRQLLTNRMMLGVYLGQYCINGITYFFLTWFPVYLVQERGMTILKAGFIASLPAICGFIGGVLGGVISDYLLRKGHSLTFARKAPIIAGLLVSSSIVACNYVDVEWMVVGFMALAFFGKGVGALGWAVVSDTSPKQIAGLSGGLFNTFGNIASITTPIVIGYIISSTGSFKWALVFVGCNALVAVFSYLVIVGPIKRVVLKEPPVSGPETNNKLSQAHS from the coding sequence ATGCAAGCGACCAAGCCGACCCACGTCCGCTATTTGATTTTGCTCATGCTTTTTCTGGTGACCACGATCAACTACGCCGACCGGGCTACCATCGCAATCGCCGGCTCCAGCCTGCAAAAAGACCTCGGCATCGACGCGGTCACCCTCGGTTACATCTTCTCCGCATTCGGTTGGGCCTACGTGGCCGGGCAAATTCCCGGTGGCTGGCTGCTGGACCGTTTCGGCTCGAAAAAAATCTACGCGCTGAGCATTTTCACCTGGTCATTGTTCACCGTGCTGCAGGGCTATGTCGGCGAGTTCGGCATGTCCACGGCAGTGGTTGCGCTGTTCATGCTGCGCTTCCTGGTGGGCCTGGCCGAAGCGCCATCCTTCCCTGGTAACGCACGCATCGTGGCCGCCTGGTTCCCGACCGCTGAACGCGGCACCGCCTCGGCGATCTTCAACTCGGCGCAATACTTTGCCACCGTGTTGTTCGCGCCGCTGATGGGCTGGATCGTCTACAGCTTCGGCTGGCAGCACGTGTTCATCGTGATGGGCGTGATCGGCATCATCTTCTCGGGCATCTGGCTGAAGGTGATCTACAGCCCACGCCAGCACCCGATGATCAACGACGCTGAGTTCAAACACATCGCCGACAACGGCGGCATGGTCGATATGGACCAGGACAAAGGCAAAGGCAAAAAAAGCGACGGTCCGAAGTGGGACTACATCCGCCAGTTGCTGACCAACCGCATGATGCTCGGCGTGTACCTGGGCCAATACTGCATCAACGGCATCACCTACTTCTTCCTGACCTGGTTCCCGGTGTACCTGGTGCAAGAACGCGGCATGACCATCCTCAAGGCTGGTTTCATCGCCTCGTTGCCGGCGATCTGCGGTTTCATCGGTGGTGTGCTCGGCGGGGTGATTTCCGACTACCTGCTGCGCAAGGGCCATTCCCTGACCTTTGCTCGCAAGGCGCCGATCATCGCGGGCTTGCTGGTTTCCAGCAGCATCGTGGCTTGCAACTATGTCGATGTTGAATGGATGGTCGTGGGCTTCATGGCCTTGGCTTTCTTCGGCAAAGGCGTGGGTGCGCTGGGTTGGGCAGTCGTGTCCGATACCTCGCCGAAACAGATTGCCGGTCTCAGCGGGGGCCTGTTCAACACCTTCGGCAACATCGCGTCGATTACCACGCCGATCGTCATCGGCTACATCATCAGCTCCACCGGTTCGTTCAAGTGGGCACTGGTGTTTGTCGGTTGCAACGCACTGGTTGCAGTGTTCAGCTACCTGGTGATCGTTGGCCCGATCAAACGTGTGGTGCTCAAAGAGCCACCGGTCAGCGGCCCTGAAACAAACAACAAATTGTCACAAGCGCATTCCTGA
- a CDS encoding phospholipase yields the protein MSGLHTKPQEKPKQVIAGLDDLFTENGIAITGNDHLVLRLDEHRTDTHQPSAPASGNALKGKPQLRFEGGEHTAIGDNTLLRFVKDAPAITASQVELHLPNGLALTYGQVVALGGDFYGIPDKPVSEGATAADRIQRFNEAFNSLAVLPASNAEAKLILGVMQKEIAAVKQAIKDGKQPHEAYDALGDTLSEEWNKITGGGSFVSALYPLGRYLKLAANNADHFAEWALLAYIAGHTAALQQAVVAHNSGDDASLELAYAMNAFADHYLTDLFSAGHLRVPRKQLAAVVTPSDLGSLITRFMHDEDSKFGLNVRNGDGAQWHAYGDKRYFDAIDSANRAQVNLAVQVSADEIFATYLSGIAPSPGSFAALKKLPDLQAVLNPTGNFSPLFKVEGNKVLRRKDVNNLNDTATVDDWWGWSTYLLLKDYNPTGNVA from the coding sequence ATGTCAGGTCTACACACAAAACCTCAGGAAAAACCAAAACAGGTCATTGCCGGGCTGGATGATCTGTTCACCGAGAACGGCATCGCCATTACGGGTAATGACCATCTGGTCCTGCGCCTCGACGAGCACCGGACCGACACCCACCAGCCATCCGCCCCTGCATCCGGCAACGCCTTGAAAGGCAAGCCACAGCTGAGGTTCGAAGGTGGTGAACACACCGCCATCGGCGATAACACGCTGCTGCGTTTCGTCAAGGATGCACCGGCGATAACAGCCTCGCAGGTCGAGTTGCATTTGCCTAACGGCCTGGCCCTGACGTATGGGCAGGTTGTTGCACTGGGCGGTGATTTCTATGGAATCCCGGACAAACCGGTCAGCGAAGGCGCAACCGCCGCCGACCGGATCCAGCGCTTTAACGAGGCCTTCAATTCCCTGGCGGTGCTGCCGGCATCAAATGCCGAAGCGAAGCTGATCCTCGGCGTCATGCAGAAGGAAATCGCCGCGGTTAAACAGGCGATAAAGGACGGCAAACAGCCCCACGAGGCGTATGACGCACTGGGTGATACGTTGTCGGAAGAGTGGAACAAGATCACCGGCGGCGGCAGTTTCGTCTCGGCCCTGTATCCATTGGGCCGCTACCTGAAACTGGCCGCCAACAACGCTGACCACTTCGCCGAGTGGGCACTGCTGGCCTACATCGCCGGGCATACGGCGGCATTGCAACAAGCGGTGGTCGCCCACAACAGTGGCGATGACGCGTCGCTGGAACTGGCTTACGCGATGAACGCTTTCGCCGATCACTACCTGACTGACCTGTTTTCCGCCGGCCACCTGCGGGTGCCGCGCAAACAGTTGGCAGCGGTGGTCACGCCGAGTGATCTGGGCTCGTTGATTACCCGCTTCATGCACGACGAAGACAGCAAGTTCGGCCTCAATGTGCGCAATGGCGACGGCGCTCAATGGCACGCTTATGGCGACAAGCGCTACTTCGATGCAATCGACAGCGCCAATCGCGCCCAGGTCAATCTAGCGGTCCAGGTGTCGGCGGATGAAATTTTCGCGACGTACCTCAGCGGCATCGCCCCGTCGCCCGGCAGTTTCGCGGCATTGAAAAAACTGCCTGATCTGCAAGCGGTACTGAACCCGACGGGCAATTTCTCGCCGCTGTTCAAGGTCGAGGGCAACAAGGTGTTGCGGCGCAAGGACGTCAATAACCTGAATGACACCGCCACCGTCGATGACTGGTGGGGCTGGAGCACTTACCTGCTGCTCAAGGACTACAACCCGACTGGCAACGTGGCCTGA
- the kdgD gene encoding 5-dehydro-4-deoxyglucarate dehydratase, translating to MNPQELKSILSSGLLSFPVTDFNAQGDFNRAGYIKRLEWLAPYGASALFAAGGTGEFFSLAASEYSEIIKTAVDTCETSVPILAGVGGSTRQAIEYAQEAERLGAKGLLLLPHYLTEASQDGVAAHVEAVCKSVKIGVVVYNRNVCRLTAPLLERLAERCPNLIGYKDGLGDIELMVSIRRRLGDRFSYLGGLPTAEVYAAAYKALGVPVYSSAVFNFIPKTAMDFYHAIAREDHATVGKIIDDFFLPYLDIRNRKSGYAVSIVKAGAKIAGYDAGPVRAPLTDLTGEEYEMLAALIDKQGAQ from the coding sequence ATGAATCCACAAGAACTGAAGTCCATCCTCTCTTCCGGTCTGTTGTCTTTCCCGGTTACCGATTTCAATGCTCAGGGCGACTTCAATCGCGCGGGCTACATCAAGCGTCTCGAATGGCTGGCCCCATACGGCGCCTCGGCTCTGTTCGCCGCAGGCGGCACCGGTGAGTTCTTCTCCCTGGCGGCCAGCGAATATTCGGAAATCATCAAGACTGCCGTCGACACCTGCGAAACCAGCGTGCCGATTCTGGCCGGCGTTGGCGGTTCGACCCGTCAAGCCATCGAATACGCACAGGAAGCCGAGCGTCTGGGCGCCAAAGGCCTGTTGCTGCTGCCGCACTACCTGACCGAAGCCAGCCAGGACGGCGTTGCCGCCCACGTTGAAGCCGTGTGCAAATCGGTGAAGATCGGCGTGGTGGTTTACAACCGCAACGTCTGCCGCCTGACCGCGCCGCTGCTGGAACGCCTGGCCGAGCGCTGCCCGAACCTGATCGGTTACAAGGATGGCCTGGGCGATATCGAGTTGATGGTGTCGATCCGTCGTCGCCTCGGCGATCGCTTCAGCTACCTGGGTGGTTTGCCGACCGCCGAAGTCTACGCCGCTGCCTACAAGGCCTTGGGCGTACCGGTTTACTCCTCGGCGGTGTTCAACTTCATCCCGAAAACCGCGATGGATTTCTACCACGCCATCGCTCGCGAAGATCACGCCACCGTCGGCAAGATCATCGACGACTTCTTCCTGCCGTACCTGGACATCCGTAACCGCAAATCCGGTTACGCGGTGAGCATCGTCAAGGCGGGTGCAAAAATTGCCGGCTATGACGCAGGTCCTGTGCGTGCGCCGCTGACCGATCTGACCGGCGAAGAGTACGAAATGCTCGCCGCGCTGATCGACAAGCAAGGTGCGCAGTAA
- the garD gene encoding galactarate dehydratase has translation MQLIEHSDSPRYIRLHERDNVVIVVNDQGVPAGTEFPDGLVTVDFVPQSHKVTLEDIPEGGQVIRYGQTIGYALQPIPRGSWVKEDQLRMPTAPPLDSLPLSTEVPAAQAPLEGFTFEGYRNADGTVGTRNILGITTTVQCVTGVLDHAVKRIKDELLPKYPNVDDVVALTHSYGCGVAITATDAYIPIRTVRNLARNPNLGGEALVISLGCEKLQAGQVMHENDSSVDLSDPWLYRLQDSSHGFTEMIEQIMALAETRLKKLDQRRRETVPASELILGMQCGGSDAFSGITANPALGYASDLLLRAGATVMFSEVTEVRDAIYLLTSRAETEEVAQELVREMDWYDRYLAKGEADRSANTTPGNKKGGLSNIVEKSLGSIVKSGSSAINGVLGPGERFKRKGLIFCATPASDFVCGTLQLAAGMNLHVFTTGRGTPYGLAMAPVVKVSTRTELAQRWPDLIDIDAGRIATGRASIEDLGWELFHYYLDVASGKKQTWSERHKLHNDITLFNPAPIT, from the coding sequence ATGCAGTTGATTGAACATTCCGACTCGCCGCGCTACATCCGCCTGCACGAGCGAGACAACGTCGTGATCGTGGTCAACGATCAGGGCGTGCCGGCGGGCACCGAGTTTCCCGATGGCCTGGTCACCGTGGACTTCGTGCCGCAGAGCCACAAGGTCACCCTCGAGGACATTCCCGAGGGCGGCCAGGTGATTCGTTACGGCCAGACCATTGGCTACGCGTTGCAGCCGATTCCGCGCGGCAGTTGGGTCAAGGAAGATCAACTGCGCATGCCCACCGCGCCACCGCTGGACAGCTTGCCGCTGTCCACCGAGGTGCCGGCGGCGCAGGCACCGCTGGAAGGCTTTACGTTCGAGGGTTATCGCAACGCCGACGGGACCGTCGGCACGCGCAACATTCTCGGGATTACCACCACGGTGCAGTGCGTCACCGGCGTTCTGGATCATGCGGTCAAGCGCATCAAGGACGAGTTGCTGCCCAAGTACCCGAACGTCGATGACGTGGTTGCGTTGACTCACAGCTACGGCTGCGGCGTGGCAATCACCGCGACGGATGCGTACATCCCGATCCGCACCGTGCGTAACCTGGCGCGCAATCCGAACCTGGGCGGCGAAGCGCTGGTGATCAGCCTGGGCTGCGAGAAATTGCAGGCCGGGCAGGTGATGCACGAGAACGACAGCTCGGTGGATTTGAGCGATCCGTGGCTGTATCGCTTGCAGGATTCGAGTCACGGTTTCACCGAAATGATCGAGCAGATCATGGCCCTGGCCGAGACTCGATTGAAGAAGCTCGATCAACGTCGCCGGGAAACCGTGCCGGCGTCCGAACTGATTCTCGGCATGCAGTGTGGTGGCAGCGATGCGTTCTCCGGCATCACCGCCAACCCGGCGCTGGGTTACGCCTCTGACCTGTTGCTGCGCGCCGGTGCGACGGTGATGTTTTCCGAAGTCACCGAAGTGCGCGACGCGATTTACCTGCTGACGTCCCGCGCCGAAACCGAGGAAGTCGCTCAGGAACTGGTGCGGGAAATGGACTGGTACGACCGTTACCTGGCCAAGGGCGAAGCGGATCGCAGCGCCAACACCACGCCGGGCAACAAGAAGGGCGGGTTGTCGAACATTGTCGAGAAATCCCTTGGGTCGATCGTCAAATCCGGCAGCAGCGCGATCAACGGCGTGCTGGGCCCTGGCGAGCGCTTCAAGCGCAAAGGCCTGATTTTCTGTGCGACCCCGGCCAGCGATTTTGTCTGCGGGACGTTGCAACTGGCGGCCGGGATGAACCTGCACGTGTTCACCACCGGGCGTGGCACGCCGTATGGCCTGGCGATGGCGCCGGTGGTGAAGGTATCGACCCGGACCGAACTGGCGCAGCGCTGGCCGGACCTGATCGACATCGATGCCGGGCGGATTGCGACTGGACGGGCGTCGATCGAGGATCTCGGGTGGGAGTTGTTTCACTACTACCTGGACGTGGCCAGCGGGAAGAAACAGACGTGGTCGGAGCGGCACAAGCTGCATAACGACATTACCCTGTTCAACCCTGCGCCGATCACGTAA
- a CDS encoding carboxymuconolactone decarboxylase family protein, whose amino-acid sequence MTDNKKSGVEVRRQVMGDAFVDRALGNATEFTQPLQDFVNEHAWGSVWSREGLPLKTRSLITLAALTALKCPQELKGHVRGALNNGCTVEEIREALLHCAVYAGVPAAIDAFRAAQEVIDSYQKPE is encoded by the coding sequence ATGACCGACAATAAAAAATCCGGCGTTGAAGTCCGCCGCCAAGTGATGGGCGACGCGTTCGTCGATCGCGCATTGGGCAATGCCACCGAGTTCACCCAGCCGTTGCAGGATTTCGTCAATGAACACGCCTGGGGCAGTGTGTGGAGCCGCGAAGGTTTGCCGCTGAAAACCCGCAGCCTGATCACCCTCGCCGCGCTGACCGCGCTGAAGTGCCCGCAGGAATTGAAAGGCCACGTGCGCGGCGCGCTGAACAATGGCTGCACCGTGGAAGAGATTCGCGAGGCACTGCTGCATTGCGCGGTGTATGCCGGTGTGCCGGCGGCGATCGATGCGTTTCGGGCGGCGCAGGAAGTGATCGATAGCTATCAGAAGCCGGAGTAA
- a CDS encoding AEC family transporter, whose product MLAIFLETLNITAPVFAMLFLGVLLKRINWINDNFIHTASALVFNVTMPALLFLGILHADLHAALQPSLLIYFSIATLVSFAIAWGWAIWKCPREDRGIYTQGAFRGNNGVIGLALAASMYGDYGISLGAILAALVILFYNTLSTIVLAVYSPVIKSDPWSICKSVMNNPLIISVFAAAPFAYFNIALPGWLEKSGQYLAQTTLPLALICIGGTLSLAAMRKSGHMALSSSLVKMIGLPVLATLGAWLWGFRGAELGILFLYFGSPTAAASFVMARQADGNHELAAAIIVITTLMAAVTTNIGIFLLQWGGWI is encoded by the coding sequence ATGCTGGCTATCTTCCTCGAAACCCTGAACATCACCGCGCCGGTGTTTGCCATGCTGTTTCTGGGCGTGCTGCTAAAGCGTATCAACTGGATCAACGACAATTTCATCCACACTGCGTCGGCTCTGGTGTTCAACGTCACCATGCCGGCGTTGCTGTTTCTGGGCATCCTGCATGCCGACTTGCACGCCGCGCTGCAACCGTCGCTGCTGATCTATTTTTCGATTGCCACGCTGGTCAGCTTCGCCATCGCCTGGGGCTGGGCGATCTGGAAGTGCCCACGTGAAGACCGCGGGATTTACACCCAGGGTGCGTTTCGCGGCAACAACGGCGTTATCGGCCTCGCGCTGGCAGCGAGCATGTACGGCGATTACGGAATTTCCCTCGGCGCGATTCTCGCGGCACTGGTGATCCTGTTTTACAACACGCTGTCGACCATTGTGCTGGCGGTGTACAGCCCGGTGATCAAGTCCGACCCGTGGAGTATCTGCAAAAGCGTGATGAACAACCCGCTGATCATCAGCGTGTTTGCGGCGGCGCCGTTCGCGTATTTCAATATTGCCTTGCCGGGCTGGCTGGAGAAGTCCGGGCAGTACCTGGCGCAAACCACGTTGCCCTTGGCGTTGATCTGCATCGGCGGCACGCTGTCGCTGGCGGCGATGCGCAAAAGCGGCCACATGGCACTCAGCTCCAGCCTGGTGAAGATGATCGGCCTGCCGGTGCTGGCGACGCTGGGTGCATGGCTCTGGGGTTTTCGCGGGGCGGAGTTGGGGATTCTGTTCCTGTACTTCGGCAGCCCGACCGCGGCGGCCAGTTTTGTCATGGCGCGTCAGGCCGATGGCAATCATGAACTGGCAGCGGCGATCATTGTGATCACCACGCTGATGGCGGCGGTGACCACCAATATCGGGATCTTTTTGTTGCAGTGGGGTGGGTGGATCTAG
- a CDS encoding calcium/sodium antiporter, with amino-acid sequence MIELLSGLVLLIAGAELMVRAAVRVAARLHVRPLIIGLTIVALGSSAPQMAVSLQATLAQNADIAVGSVIGSSIFNILVTLGLSALIIPLRVSRQLVRLDIPLMIGASLLVFVLAWNEELTRVDGVLLLAALMVYLGLLLRQSRHSARPQTSPHEGPEVPWFSSLLMIVAGLAMLIYAGHLLLGAAVSVATDLGLSERIIGLTIVAVSTSLPELATSLIAALRGQRDIAVGNVIGSNLFNLLGVLGVTALIAPSPLSVSPNALDFDLPVMLGVAALCLPVFYSGYRVTRAEGLLFLGLYLAYGLHVVSFTTGMPLAGKLEHLMLFFVLPALLAFLLFTSLRAWRRQHHKKELP; translated from the coding sequence GTGATTGAACTGCTCAGCGGCCTGGTTCTACTGATCGCCGGTGCCGAACTGATGGTGCGCGCCGCTGTGCGCGTGGCCGCGCGACTGCACGTTCGACCGCTGATCATCGGCCTGACCATCGTCGCCCTCGGCAGCAGCGCACCGCAGATGGCCGTCAGCCTGCAAGCCACGCTGGCGCAGAACGCCGACATCGCCGTCGGCAGCGTGATCGGCAGCAGCATCTTCAACATCCTCGTCACCCTCGGGCTTTCGGCGCTGATCATCCCGCTGCGGGTCTCGCGGCAACTGGTGCGCCTGGATATTCCACTGATGATCGGCGCCAGCCTGCTGGTGTTCGTTCTGGCATGGAATGAAGAACTGACCCGGGTCGACGGCGTCCTGCTATTGGCGGCGCTGATGGTGTATCTGGGCCTGCTGCTGCGCCAGTCGCGGCATTCGGCGCGCCCACAAACGAGCCCGCATGAAGGCCCTGAAGTTCCGTGGTTCAGCAGCCTGCTGATGATCGTCGCGGGCCTGGCGATGCTGATCTACGCCGGGCATTTGCTGCTGGGCGCCGCGGTGTCGGTCGCCACGGACCTGGGGCTGTCGGAACGGATCATCGGCCTGACCATCGTCGCCGTCAGCACTTCGTTGCCGGAACTGGCGACCTCGTTGATCGCGGCATTGCGTGGCCAGCGCGACATCGCCGTAGGCAACGTGATCGGCAGCAACCTGTTCAACCTGTTGGGCGTGCTGGGCGTTACCGCACTGATCGCGCCGTCGCCATTGTCGGTCTCGCCCAACGCGCTGGATTTCGACTTGCCGGTGATGCTCGGCGTCGCGGCGCTGTGCCTGCCGGTGTTCTATTCCGGCTACCGGGTGACCCGCGCCGAAGGTCTGCTGTTTTTGGGTTTGTACCTGGCTTACGGCCTGCACGTGGTGTCGTTCACCACCGGCATGCCGCTGGCCGGCAAGCTTGAACACCTGATGCTGTTTTTCGTCCTGCCGGCGCTGTTGGCGTTTTTGCTGTTCACGTCGCTGCGCGCCTGGCGTCGCCAACACCACAAGAAGGAATTGCCATGA
- a CDS encoding aldehyde dehydrogenase family protein produces the protein MADTKRFDNYINGEWVAGSEYCANINPSELTDTIGEYAKADLAQVHAAIDAARAAFPAWSTSGIQARHDSLDKVGTEILARREELGTLLAREEGKTLPEAIGEVTRAGNIFKFFAGETLRLSGDYLPSVRPGVNVEVTREALGVVGLITPWNFPIAIPAWKIAPALAYGNCVVLKPADLVPGCAWALAEIISRAGFPAGVFNLVMGSGRVVGDAMVQSRKVDGISFTGSVGVGRQIAVSCVSRQAKVQLEMGGKNPQIILDDADLKQAVELSVQSAFYSTGQRCTASSRFIVTAGIHDKFVEAMAERMKSIKVGHALKTGTDIGPVVSQAQLEQDMKYIDIGQSEGARLVSGGGLVTCDTEGYYLAPTLFADSEAAMRISREEIFGPVANIVRVADYDAALAMANDTEFGLSAGIATTSLKYANHFKRHSQAGMVMVNLPTAGVDYHVPFGGRKGSSYGSREQGRYAQEFYTVVKTSYIGS, from the coding sequence GTGGCTGATACAAAGCGTTTCGATAACTACATCAACGGTGAATGGGTTGCCGGCAGTGAATACTGCGCCAACATCAACCCGTCCGAACTGACCGACACCATCGGTGAATACGCCAAGGCTGATCTGGCCCAGGTCCACGCCGCCATCGACGCCGCTCGTGCTGCGTTCCCGGCCTGGTCGACCTCGGGCATTCAAGCCCGCCACGACTCGCTGGATAAAGTCGGTACTGAAATCCTCGCTCGCCGCGAAGAACTCGGCACCTTGCTGGCTCGGGAAGAGGGCAAGACCCTGCCTGAAGCCATCGGCGAAGTGACCCGCGCCGGTAACATCTTCAAGTTCTTCGCCGGTGAAACCCTGCGTCTGTCCGGCGACTACTTGCCGTCGGTACGTCCGGGCGTCAACGTCGAAGTCACTCGCGAAGCCTTGGGCGTGGTTGGCCTGATCACCCCGTGGAACTTCCCGATCGCCATCCCTGCGTGGAAAATCGCCCCGGCCCTGGCCTACGGCAACTGCGTCGTGCTGAAACCGGCGGATCTGGTGCCGGGTTGCGCCTGGGCGCTGGCTGAAATCATCTCCCGCGCAGGCTTCCCGGCCGGCGTGTTCAACCTGGTGATGGGCAGCGGTCGCGTGGTTGGCGATGCAATGGTTCAGAGCCGGAAAGTCGATGGCATCAGCTTCACCGGTTCCGTCGGTGTCGGTCGTCAGATCGCCGTCAGCTGCGTGTCGCGCCAGGCCAAGGTTCAGCTGGAAATGGGTGGCAAGAACCCGCAGATCATCCTCGACGACGCCGACCTCAAGCAAGCGGTCGAACTGTCGGTACAGAGCGCGTTCTACTCCACCGGCCAGCGTTGCACCGCTTCCAGCCGCTTCATCGTCACTGCCGGCATCCACGACAAGTTCGTCGAAGCGATGGCCGAGCGCATGAAGTCGATCAAGGTCGGCCACGCGCTGAAAACCGGCACCGACATTGGACCGGTGGTCTCGCAAGCTCAGCTTGAACAGGACATGAAGTACATCGACATCGGTCAGTCCGAAGGTGCACGTCTGGTCAGCGGCGGCGGTCTGGTGACCTGCGACACCGAAGGCTACTACCTCGCGCCTACGCTGTTTGCCGACAGCGAAGCGGCGATGCGCATCAGTCGCGAAGAGATCTTCGGCCCGGTGGCCAACATCGTTCGCGTGGCGGATTACGACGCTGCACTGGCCATGGCCAACGACACCGAATTCGGTCTGTCGGCGGGCATCGCCACCACGTCGCTGAAGTACGCCAACCACTTCAAACGCCACTCCCAGGCCGGGATGGTGATGGTCAACCTGCCGACGGCGGGCGTGGATTACCACGTTCCATTCGGTGGGCGTAAAGGTTCATCCTATGGTTCCCGCGAGCAAGGTCGCTACGCGCAAGAGTTCTACACGGTTGTGAAGACCTCCTACATCGGTTCCTGA